The Medicago truncatula cultivar Jemalong A17 chromosome 4, MtrunA17r5.0-ANR, whole genome shotgun sequence genome includes a region encoding these proteins:
- the LOC11444959 gene encoding uncharacterized protein — protein sequence MLGSHALKNKHLVNDMLKIPERTFTDPDPQVQIATQVAWEGLIDALISHPILVSEKKTPSKDTSLQKQHSSSKTNCVDQVNGIYKSIKLIMTPLIGIVSSKCDISVHSSCLNTWCYLLHKLDTSVNESSLIKMVLEPILKVIFQNGPDSKTIWLWNLGLDLLSDSVSQKCRDAHCIETGHSSSDKSSWKQHPIRWLPWDISRLDFYLSIIFVIIRQASGATVTRDHRSHVYDAALKIFKYVLKGVKLDMESPSTNYDAVICCLNTLLTFVKIVCEDLYSDGSENYDVYYTSLRFIDAVTKELGSSILGSPLYKFPLDLKYINDMQSVDHNKHLKFLTVNCICYMDKVSPLVYLIVLYFHMMVQLTLKFQQSDHISQGMSEYFKFIFSSSNLLDNLLTCTGLLYKHAEPIYLNIWVAVAQGLNYCVCNANCKSLKESLSDGNEYYSICHLLIYPIVAHSEVPRLTSSNASGSMEKYPVSADEKPSLELVIQTWKSLYGSLSAGFGCSTTTNFSGDLCKLINRWLDENVSMLGSGTDFKLTYNDIDLGVLHLSGNFLICILEQIQTLELVSETSRSKSECDSKILYSIKNCLTFASKYMHLLRIKMVTDPPPSFVGTSRLSSALACFIDHLHRKQDILLFLEIISCPLLQWLSNMGVQNEGTNNNLKLLWNEILSSLRRSQPPLHFGSALLELHEPLFEKTLDHPYPSISEATIEFWNSTFAQQIIFDFPPRLLHVLDKLSRQGKLKLQSRSISSFKKCNTREEVGDALQGYRVAAKHNRTSKRVELVLDTQKDAPFSSFKKKRLELTEHQKEVRRAQQGRQRDTGGHGPGIRTYTNADFSQQGFDDSQESLDAIRDSEAILEMLRKTI from the exons ATGCTCGGGTCCCATGCTTTGAAAAACAAGCATTTAGTTAATGATATGTTGAAAATACCTGAGCGTACATTTACAGATCCTGACCCTCAAGTTCAGATTGCCACACAG GTTGCCTGGGAAGGTCTTATCGATGCCCTTATTTCTCATCCAATATTGGTTTCAGAGAAAAAGACACCGTCTAAGGATACTTCTCTCCAGAAACAGCATTCATCTAGTAAGACCAATTGTGTGGATCAAGTAAATGGGATTTACAAAAGCATAAAACTTATAATGACTCCACTGATTGGCATTGTGTCTAGTAAATGTGATATATCAGTTCATTCATCCTGCTTGAATACATGGTGTTATTTGCTACATAAGCTTGATACCTCTGTCAATGAATCATCATTGATAAAAATGGTTTTAGAGCCTATTCTTAAAGTAATATTTCAGAATGGACCCGACAGCAAGACCATCTGGTTATGGAACCTGGGCCTTGATCTACTCAGTGATAGTGTGTCACAGAAGTGTAGAGATGCACACTGCATTGAAACCGGACATTCTTCATCTGACAAAAGCTCTTGGAAGCAACATCCAATTAGATGGCTGCCATGGGATATCAGTCGATTGGACTTTTATCTGAGTATCATTTTTGTTATCATTCGTCAAGCATCAGGGGCAACAGTCACACGTGATCACAGAAGTCATGTTTATGATGCTGCCTTAAAGATATTTAAATATGTTCTGAAAGGAGTCAAGCTGGACATGGAAAGTCCATCTACCAATTATGATGCTGTTATATGCTGCTTGAACACattactaacatttgtcaaAATAGTATGTGAAGATTTATACTCAGATGGAAGTGAAAATTATGATGTGTATTATACTTCCCTTCGGTTTATAGATGCCGTCACAAAGGAGTTAGGTTCTTCTATCTTGGGATCTCCTCTGTACAAGTTTCCCTTAGACCTAAAGTACATTAATGACATGCAATCAGTCGATCATAACAAACACCTAAAATTTCTGACTGTCAACTGTATTTGTTATATGGACAAGGTCTCTCCATTGGTTTATCTGATAGTGCTTTACTTCCATATGATGGTTCAGTTAACATTAAAGTTCCAGCAATCAGACCACATTTCACAAGGGATGTctgaatattttaaatttattttttcttcaagtaaTCTCCTGGACAATCTCCTTACTTGTACTGGCCTCTTGTACAAACATGCTGagcctatttacttaaatatatGGGTAGCAGTGGCTCAAGGTCTAAATTACTGTGTATGCAATGCAAACTGCAAGTCACTAAAGGAATCCTTGTCTGACGGTAATGAATATTATTCCATATGCCACCTTTTAATTTACCCCATCGTGGCACATTCTGAAGTTCCAAGATTGACCTCGTCAAATGCTAGTGGTTCTATGGAAAAGTATCCTGTATCAGCAGACGAAAAGCCAAGTCTTGAACTTGTTATTCAAACATGGAAATCACTTTATGGTTCTCTTAGTGCAGGCTTTGGATGTTCAACAACCACCAATTTCTCAGGGGATCTGTGCAAATTGATAAATAGGTGGCTTGATGAAAATGTCAGCATGTTAGGGAGTGGCACTGATTTCAAGTTAACATACAATGATATAGATCTTGGTGTTCTTCATCTATCTGGCAATTTCTTGATATGCATTCTTGAACAGATTCAGACTTTGGAATTAGTTTCAGAAACCAGCAGAAGTAAATCTGAATGTGATAGCAAAATACTCTACAGTATAAAGAACTGCCTAACCTTTGCTTCCAA GTacatgcatttgttgaggataAAGATGGTGACAGACCCACCGCCTAGTTTTGTTGGGACATCAAG GCTATCTTCTGCATTAGCATGCTTTATTGATCACCTTCACCGGAAGCAAGATATTCTTCTTTTTCTGGAG ATTATTTCCTGTCCACTACTTCAATGGCTATCAAATATGGGAGTGCAGAATGAAGGAACAAACAATAACCTAAAACTTCTGTGGAATGAAATTCTCAGTTCCTTAAGAAGAAGTCAACCTCCATTACACTTCGGTTCAGCCTTACTCGAACTTCATGAACCTCTATTTGAAAAAACTCTTGATCACCCATATCCCTCCATATCAGAGGCAACTATAGAATTTTGGAATTCTACATTTGctcaacaaattatttttgattTCCCCCCACGCCTGCTTCATGTCTTGGACAAGCTATCCAGACAGGGGAAATTAAAACTTCAGAGTAGAAGCATatcatcttttaaaaaatgtaatactCGTGAAGAAGTTGGCGACGCTCTGCAGGGATACAGAGTTGCTGCAAAACATAACAGGACTTCTAAGAGGGTGGAATTAGTGTTGGATACACAAAAAGACGCACctttttcaagttttaaaaAGAAGAGGTTGGAACTGACTGAGCATCAAAAAGAAGTCAGGCGAGCTCAGCAAGGAAGGCAAAGGGATACCGGAGGACATGGGCCAGGAATTAGAACTTACACCAATGCTGACTTTTCACAACAAGGGTTTGATGATTCACAAGAAAGCTTAGATGCCATTAGAGATTCTGAAGCCATACTAGAGATGTTGAGAAAAACCATTTAA